One genomic segment of Virgibacillus doumboii includes these proteins:
- a CDS encoding iron ABC transporter permease, which produces MNNALRKFIVAVLTFGGGTALLFMLTLIHINQGSVSIPLGTVIDAIFSPKDNLQHHTVRMLRLPRAVMGIIAGGALAVAGVVLQTVTKNPLSSASTLGIHSGTYFAVVLCTVFFPWMLVGNGILAAFLGGILTFLIVFILSGGNNAKPVRMVLAGMIVTFLFSSLTSVLQIFYENETAGLFLWGSGTLVQNDWSGVQFSLPIVVIGLIVILLMTFKMDTLTLGDDVATALGQNVNVVKFVSIVAAVLLTSVTVSVVGPIGFVGLVAPHIIKLLGFRKHLPLVIASFIWGGNVLLFADILARIIDPSFSELPVGAVTALIGAPWLIYLVLRMRRSRYGEENTAVMAGKTTMGMSMKVVIPVLFGVILIAMLVSMASGNYGFEPLLLWNTFFGESNDFMLGLIFDLRLPRALVALFSGMVLAVSGLIFQGVLRNPLADPSVIGITSGAGVGALLTMYVFGVSAVWIPVGAMIGAFVFFIAVMLLAIRAQFQPTILALLGIGVSAFGSAIIQILVVQADMSVASALTWLSGTTYARGWSELFDFLIWPVVIIFPLLLMRIRILDTLSLGDDTAKGLGLNVMSARFQLAFLATLLASFCVAAVGAIGFVGLIAPHLSRLLVGPSNQRLLPVTILVGGALLVVADLFSRTLLAPNEIPSGILVAIIGAPYFLWLMKKRA; this is translated from the coding sequence ATGAATAACGCCTTACGAAAATTTATTGTTGCGGTTCTCACCTTTGGAGGTGGAACCGCGCTTTTGTTCATGTTAACACTAATACATATTAATCAGGGAAGTGTATCGATTCCCTTGGGAACAGTGATTGATGCAATTTTTTCTCCCAAGGATAATCTGCAGCATCACACGGTTCGCATGCTCAGACTCCCGCGTGCGGTGATGGGCATTATTGCCGGTGGTGCACTTGCGGTTGCCGGGGTTGTTTTGCAGACAGTAACAAAAAATCCGCTGTCATCTGCAAGTACCCTCGGGATTCATTCCGGTACTTATTTTGCCGTTGTATTGTGTACGGTGTTTTTCCCATGGATGCTGGTCGGGAACGGGATTCTGGCTGCATTTCTTGGCGGAATTCTCACATTTTTGATTGTATTTATTTTGTCGGGCGGAAATAATGCTAAACCGGTTCGCATGGTGCTGGCCGGGATGATTGTCACATTTTTATTTTCTTCATTGACGAGTGTTCTGCAGATTTTTTATGAAAACGAAACGGCCGGGTTATTTTTATGGGGATCAGGTACGCTGGTGCAAAATGACTGGAGCGGTGTACAGTTTTCCCTGCCGATTGTTGTGATTGGACTTATTGTTATTTTGCTCATGACATTTAAAATGGACACGCTGACATTGGGGGATGACGTTGCAACTGCATTGGGGCAGAACGTGAATGTTGTAAAGTTCGTTTCAATAGTTGCAGCTGTACTGTTGACATCGGTGACGGTCAGTGTTGTCGGGCCGATCGGGTTTGTTGGACTGGTTGCACCGCACATTATCAAATTGCTTGGTTTCCGAAAACATCTGCCATTGGTAATTGCCTCGTTCATCTGGGGGGGAAATGTATTGCTGTTTGCTGATATTTTGGCACGCATCATTGATCCGTCATTTTCCGAATTACCGGTTGGTGCGGTTACTGCCCTTATCGGGGCACCATGGCTGATTTATTTGGTACTGCGGATGCGACGATCAAGATACGGAGAAGAGAACACGGCTGTTATGGCAGGTAAAACAACGATGGGTATGTCAATGAAAGTAGTCATTCCTGTTTTGTTTGGTGTTATTTTGATAGCCATGTTAGTCAGTATGGCATCCGGTAATTATGGATTTGAACCACTATTATTGTGGAACACCTTTTTTGGCGAATCGAATGATTTCATGCTCGGTTTAATTTTTGATCTGCGGCTGCCAAGAGCGTTGGTGGCATTGTTCAGCGGCATGGTACTTGCTGTCAGCGGGCTAATTTTCCAGGGAGTATTGCGGAACCCGCTCGCCGACCCGTCGGTTATTGGTATAACCTCAGGTGCAGGTGTCGGGGCACTCTTAACCATGTATGTGTTCGGTGTGTCTGCTGTCTGGATTCCGGTCGGGGCAATGATCGGTGCGTTTGTATTCTTTATAGCAGTCATGCTGTTGGCGATTCGCGCACAGTTTCAGCCGACGATATTGGCACTGTTGGGAATTGGCGTTTCAGCATTTGGCTCAGCAATTATTCAGATTTTAGTTGTACAAGCGGACATGAGTGTTGCTTCTGCATTGACATGGCTATCCGGGACGACATATGCGCGCGGCTGGTCAGAGTTGTTTGATTTTCTCATTTGGCCTGTCGTGATTATTTTTCCATTATTATTGATGCGCATCCGTATACTGGACACCTTATCTTTGGGTGATGACACAGCGAAGGGACTCGGGCTGAATGTGATGTCAGCACGATTTCAACTGGCGTTTCTGGCTACTTTGTTGGCTTCGTTCTGTGTCGCTGCAGTCGGGGCGATTGGTTTTGTCGGACTGATTGCACCGCACTTATCACGGCTGCTTGTGGGACCATCCAATCAGCGGCTGTTGCCGGTAACGATTTTGGTCGGCGGTGCGCTGCTGGTAGTGGCGGACCTGTTCAGCCGGACACTGCTAGCGCCGAACGAGATACCATCGGGAATACTGGTCGCAATTATTGGTGCGCCGTACTTTTTGTGGTTGATGAAGAAGCGGGCGTGA
- a CDS encoding ABC transporter substrate-binding protein — MKKVVIFTFTLMLFLLAACGGGNEENNAGSDNEGNSGSDERTVTIQDAMGEQPIKGTPKKIVALEWSYAENLLALGIQPAGVADLDGFHQWVNINKEFDESVKDVGTRQEPNLEAISRLNPDLIIAVKFRHEQYLDKLKDIAPVVTFAPYGEEAIQDHYQNMIDEFNKIAKIVDKQDEAEQALDELNSVIDKQKQRVADAGLEGSTFLATQAFTAQNTPTIRMFTDNSMVGKLMNNLGFKNAYQSDKPEVYGYSEVTVEALQNFQEKDLQFLYIVQEEDNIFENQLKGNPVWENLGFVKNGNTHQLPGDTWTFGGVLSNQVLVKQLVDAMVKE; from the coding sequence ATGAAGAAAGTAGTCATTTTTACATTTACTTTAATGTTGTTCCTGTTAGCTGCCTGTGGTGGCGGTAATGAGGAAAATAATGCAGGCAGCGATAATGAGGGTAACAGCGGTTCAGACGAACGGACGGTAACGATTCAGGATGCAATGGGTGAGCAGCCGATTAAGGGAACTCCGAAAAAAATTGTTGCACTTGAATGGTCCTATGCGGAAAATTTGCTGGCATTGGGAATCCAGCCGGCTGGTGTTGCTGACTTGGACGGTTTCCATCAATGGGTTAATATTAATAAAGAATTTGATGAGAGTGTAAAAGATGTCGGTACACGTCAGGAACCGAATCTGGAAGCTATTTCCCGGTTAAATCCGGATCTGATTATTGCGGTTAAATTCCGTCATGAGCAATATTTGGATAAACTGAAGGATATCGCGCCGGTTGTAACATTTGCACCATATGGGGAAGAAGCTATTCAGGATCATTATCAGAATATGATTGACGAGTTTAACAAGATTGCTAAAATAGTGGATAAACAGGATGAGGCTGAACAAGCTCTGGATGAGTTGAATTCGGTTATTGATAAACAGAAACAGCGGGTTGCTGATGCCGGTCTGGAAGGTTCAACATTCCTGGCAACACAGGCGTTTACAGCACAGAATACCCCGACAATCCGGATGTTTACAGATAATTCGATGGTTGGTAAACTCATGAATAATCTCGGATTTAAAAATGCCTATCAGTCAGATAAGCCGGAAGTGTACGGCTACAGCGAGGTAACCGTTGAGGCATTGCAGAATTTCCAGGAAAAAGATCTGCAATTCCTGTACATTGTTCAGGAAGAGGATAATATTTTTGAAAACCAGCTTAAAGGTAACCCGGTGTGGGAAAACCTGGGCTTTGTGAAAAATGGTAATACACACCAGTTGCCTGGCGATACATGGACATTTGGTGGTGTACTGTCAAATCAGGTTCTTGTGAAACAGTTAGTTGACGCTATGGTAAAAGAGTGA
- a CDS encoding nitroreductase family protein, whose translation MIELLDIMRERRTIHDYKPEKVDRDVLIELFDHAAYAPTHHVKEPWKLKIYEDEARLTFGRKIVSSYIRLGLLNHLSEEQLTKARRKYDRFFTSIPHHVLFYMDKEDDGGYQDDENYSAVCAFIQNFQLAAWAKGIGAMWTSKPTLTDETFIKDVGLFPDVHRLVAVVQVGYPNRIPRSRGRTPMNKSIEWIHSE comes from the coding sequence ATGATAGAACTTCTTGATATTATGCGGGAAAGACGCACCATCCATGATTACAAACCTGAGAAAGTCGATCGTGATGTGCTTATTGAATTATTTGACCATGCAGCATATGCACCGACTCATCATGTAAAAGAACCATGGAAGTTAAAAATATATGAAGACGAAGCACGGTTGACTTTTGGCAGGAAAATTGTGTCTAGTTACATACGATTGGGTTTGTTAAATCATCTGTCAGAAGAACAGCTGACTAAAGCCCGCCGGAAATATGATCGTTTTTTCACTTCCATTCCACACCATGTTCTTTTTTACATGGATAAAGAGGACGATGGCGGCTATCAGGATGATGAAAATTATTCCGCGGTTTGTGCCTTTATCCAAAATTTCCAGCTTGCAGCGTGGGCAAAAGGAATAGGTGCGATGTGGACATCAAAACCTACTTTAACCGACGAAACGTTTATCAAAGATGTTGGATTATTTCCTGATGTACACCGGTTAGTAGCCGTTGTTCAAGTTGGATATCCTAACAGAATACCGCGCAGTCGCGGTCGGACACCGATGAATAAATCCATTGAGTGGATTCACTCAGAATAA
- a CDS encoding tetratricopeptide repeat protein, with translation MDILNLDEHFQDNISDENREKVVEILEEFKRGHYPNVLTKSGALQEELKTDKALVEKLKMVDAICHAEIGEMKAASDIIYGMYQEEGSDLALLGELAYMCDYKLARRIMSAAVKQMEENDEADRIKLARGYLVLAETEEKLEKYVRSIKYYQKGLSHFQEDYNRDQYMILYIHFKIGMLQSMQNNADESVSYLHKVIEMAGDSNPELKIKSLVSIAKTYGSNNQNEEAYPYLEEALQLLEGSTLENTVSHAEAFTEMAFYYFDQSKLDEAVPYYREAIEVYKKLQYTSHRQLGMIYMQYAYCLEHMEKKRIRDAGLNYEKAIERLELTQDRQLLENALADVIAFFDNTNNDKKKRMYEDKFVKMTNAKA, from the coding sequence ATGGATATTCTTAATTTGGACGAGCATTTTCAAGATAATATATCAGATGAGAACAGAGAAAAAGTGGTAGAAATACTTGAAGAGTTTAAGCGTGGACACTATCCGAACGTCTTGACTAAGTCAGGTGCTTTACAGGAGGAACTTAAGACAGATAAAGCGCTTGTAGAGAAATTAAAGATGGTTGATGCGATATGTCATGCGGAAATCGGCGAAATGAAAGCAGCATCTGATATAATTTACGGCATGTACCAGGAAGAGGGCAGTGATTTGGCGCTGCTTGGTGAGCTGGCGTATATGTGTGACTATAAACTGGCACGTCGGATTATGAGTGCTGCTGTTAAACAGATGGAAGAAAATGATGAAGCAGACCGTATCAAGCTTGCACGTGGTTACCTCGTTCTTGCGGAAACGGAAGAAAAGCTGGAAAAATACGTCCGTTCGATAAAATATTATCAAAAAGGATTGAGTCATTTTCAGGAGGACTATAACCGCGATCAGTATATGATTTTGTATATCCATTTTAAAATCGGCATGCTTCAATCGATGCAAAATAATGCAGATGAATCTGTTTCTTATTTACATAAAGTGATTGAAATGGCGGGAGATTCGAATCCGGAGCTGAAAATTAAAAGTCTGGTCAGTATCGCTAAAACGTACGGCAGCAATAACCAGAACGAAGAGGCCTATCCATATTTGGAAGAGGCGTTACAGTTGCTTGAGGGATCAACCCTTGAGAATACGGTGTCACATGCAGAGGCGTTCACCGAGATGGCATTTTACTATTTTGATCAGTCCAAGCTTGATGAGGCAGTTCCGTATTACCGGGAAGCCATCGAAGTGTATAAGAAATTGCAGTATACGTCCCATCGTCAGCTCGGTATGATTTATATGCAGTATGCGTATTGTCTGGAGCATATGGAAAAGAAACGGATTCGTGATGCCGGGTTGAATTATGAAAAAGCAATTGAGCGTCTTGAGCTGACACAGGACAGGCAGCTTCTCGAAAATGCGCTGGCTGATGTTATTGCGTTTTTTGATAATACGAACAATGACAAGAAGAAACGGATGTACGAAGATAAATTTGTAAAAATGACGAACGCAAAAGCCTAA
- a CDS encoding DCC1-like thiol-disulfide oxidoreductase family protein, with protein sequence MEMIVYFDSYCRMCTSSSSFWKKIDWKNRLTFESFRTIENYPKEMEKSLHVYHREEWHKGYNAIMEISKKLPLLWILLPLMYVFKWIGLGDFIYKKIAKNRKLVPVNQCDDDGCKIDLK encoded by the coding sequence ATGGAGATGATAGTTTATTTTGACAGTTACTGCAGGATGTGCACAAGTTCATCAAGTTTCTGGAAAAAAATCGACTGGAAGAACCGGCTGACATTTGAATCATTCCGTACCATTGAAAACTACCCGAAGGAAATGGAAAAAAGTTTGCATGTGTATCATCGTGAGGAATGGCATAAAGGCTACAATGCAATAATGGAAATTTCCAAAAAGCTGCCACTACTGTGGATCCTACTGCCGCTCATGTATGTTTTCAAATGGATTGGCCTTGGCGACTTCATTTATAAAAAAATCGCAAAAAACCGTAAGCTCGTGCCTGTTAATCAGTGTGACGATGACGGATGCAAAATTGACTTAAAGTGA
- a CDS encoding VanW family protein, producing MITVILSFLLVSTPLTVTHDDNDVGELVKEDFSLVYLDRLFVNNNKLELQMDILNEKIYQAPTNAKLNDNGEIVEEKPGKTLDRVKFQQLFQDYFYKENVDKISLPEREIYPRVDSELLAEIREKEIGSYLTYFKVSNKERSHNISLAAEAIDNYVVFPGEKFSFNKVVGKRTKERGYKRAPVIVKGELAEDTGGGICQVSSTLYNAVELKGIQIVERYSHSRSVPYVPPGRDATVSWYGPDFVFKNNYNQPILIRASADEGKMKISIYSSESL from the coding sequence ATGATAACCGTTATCTTGTCTTTTTTGCTTGTTTCCACACCTTTAACCGTAACGCATGATGACAATGATGTAGGGGAATTGGTAAAGGAAGACTTTTCATTAGTCTATCTGGACCGGCTGTTTGTAAACAATAATAAGCTTGAATTGCAAATGGATATTCTGAATGAAAAAATATATCAAGCACCAACAAATGCAAAGCTTAATGATAATGGAGAAATAGTCGAGGAAAAGCCTGGCAAAACACTCGATCGGGTTAAGTTTCAGCAGCTTTTTCAGGATTATTTTTATAAGGAGAATGTTGATAAAATATCCCTTCCTGAACGCGAAATTTATCCACGGGTCGACAGTGAACTGCTGGCAGAAATCCGTGAAAAGGAAATTGGAAGTTATTTGACTTATTTTAAGGTAAGCAACAAGGAAAGGTCACATAATATTTCACTTGCAGCGGAGGCCATTGATAACTATGTTGTTTTTCCGGGTGAGAAATTCTCATTTAATAAAGTAGTCGGTAAACGGACGAAGGAAAGAGGATATAAACGAGCTCCGGTTATTGTGAAGGGTGAGCTGGCTGAAGATACTGGCGGTGGTATCTGCCAAGTATCATCAACTTTGTATAATGCGGTGGAGTTGAAAGGAATACAGATTGTTGAACGGTATTCGCACAGCCGCAGTGTGCCGTATGTACCACCAGGACGGGATGCTACCGTCAGCTGGTATGGTCCTGATTTTGTGTTTAAAAATAATTATAATCAGCCTATTCTAATCCGTGCCTCTGCTGACGAAGGGAAGATGAAAATCAGCATTTATTCTTCCGAGTCACTTTAA
- a CDS encoding NAD(P)/FAD-dependent oxidoreductase, producing MGKPKIVVLGAGYAGMMTTKRLMQKLRPEEAELVLVNKHNYHYQTTWLHEVAAGTVNQNQARMMISDVINPNRVSLIYDEVVEVKKDANRVVLKNSEITYDYLVISLGFETNTFGIKGMEKNAFSITDIESSRMIREHIEYQFAKYSTSDKKNDDDLTILVGGGGFTGIEFVGELAEKVPELCKKYDIDRSKARIINVEAAPRILPGFNEDLVAYAKKSLQDRGVEIREGAKISECKKNSFVIGEGDETEEIKAGTIVWTGGVTGNSILSKSGFEITKGKVTVEGDMRAPGEDNIFILGDCAWVMNKEEGRPFPPTAQAAMQHADTCSSNLKALLHGGPLEDFVFDDKGTVASLGEKDAMGTVFDDHLLYGTSATAMKKVIDNRYLFLLGGPKLILKKGKLRMI from the coding sequence ATGGGTAAACCAAAAATAGTCGTTCTTGGTGCAGGATATGCCGGAATGATGACAACAAAACGCTTAATGCAAAAATTAAGACCAGAAGAAGCCGAATTGGTACTGGTCAACAAGCATAATTATCACTACCAGACAACATGGCTTCATGAGGTTGCTGCAGGTACTGTAAATCAGAACCAGGCACGCATGATGATTAGTGATGTCATTAATCCAAATCGTGTAAGCTTAATCTATGATGAAGTTGTTGAAGTGAAAAAAGACGCTAATCGTGTCGTATTGAAGAACAGTGAAATTACATATGACTATCTTGTTATTTCACTCGGCTTTGAAACAAATACATTCGGTATCAAAGGAATGGAAAAAAATGCGTTTTCTATTACAGATATCGAATCAAGCCGCATGATCCGTGAGCATATTGAATATCAATTTGCAAAATACAGTACTTCCGACAAGAAAAATGATGACGATTTAACAATCCTTGTCGGCGGTGGCGGTTTCACCGGAATTGAGTTTGTCGGTGAACTGGCTGAAAAAGTTCCTGAGCTTTGCAAAAAATATGATATTGACCGCAGCAAAGCGCGTATCATTAATGTGGAAGCAGCTCCAAGAATTCTGCCTGGGTTTAATGAAGATTTGGTTGCGTATGCTAAAAAGTCATTGCAGGATCGCGGAGTTGAAATCAGGGAAGGCGCAAAAATTTCCGAGTGTAAGAAGAACAGCTTCGTTATCGGTGAAGGTGACGAAACGGAAGAAATTAAAGCCGGAACGATCGTATGGACTGGCGGGGTAACAGGTAACTCCATTCTGTCAAAATCAGGATTCGAAATTACAAAAGGTAAAGTAACCGTTGAGGGTGACATGCGTGCTCCTGGGGAAGATAATATCTTCATTCTGGGTGACTGTGCATGGGTAATGAACAAAGAGGAAGGACGTCCATTCCCGCCGACTGCACAGGCAGCAATGCAGCATGCAGATACATGCTCATCAAACCTGAAAGCATTGCTTCATGGCGGACCGCTTGAAGACTTTGTTTTTGATGATAAAGGTACCGTTGCTTCACTTGGTGAAAAGGATGCCATGGGTACGGTATTTGATGATCATCTTCTTTATGGTACATCCGCTACTGCTATGAAAAAAGTAATTGACAACCGTTACCTGTTCTTGCTTGGCGGACCGAAACTTATCCTGAAAAAAGGTAAATTACGTATGATTTAA